In the genome of Bacillota bacterium, one region contains:
- a CDS encoding DNA polymerase III subunit alpha: MFAHLHVHSFYSFLSGTASPTAYLERAAELGIPAVALTDHNNVSGAVEFHRTALALGIKPIQGVEITIEGGYHLTLLAQNSLGYQNICRLLTAGFQVDRKQPIVTWEDLSACHQGLLVLTGCRRSALWQALLRGKYQAALEHVKKLIGIFGRENIYLEMINSYLPKTKTVLAAIAELSEHVKLPLAATNDVHYLAKHDFRLYDLMVCARTLTQLNDIHPERPLNAENYFASPAEMAQRFRQYPEAIANTKEIAERCEVSLTLDRNLFPRYPLPKGFRSAGQLLRHLVFRGAVKRYGRITPRIEKRLNHELSIIDQLDVNDYFLVVWDITAYARRNNIRYAGRGSAADSAVAYCLGITNVDSIARNLLFERFLSLEQARKPDIDVDFDAAKRDQIAAYVYEKYGEEHTASVCTFATYHARSALRDLGKAFGLSEGEIKQLTRNIPSYIPADGIRKVLKTLPELKNHPLKQEQYRELIDLCEQLTGIPRHMGTHLGGMVVSGPPLNAVTPLQPSAKGVLITQFDKNTIEDLGLIKLDLLSLRTLSAVHEVDTALKAEHNFSYDQIPLDDAATYQMLNSGDTVGVFQLESPAQRNLQARLLADNIEDIVASVALIRPGPIKGNMVEPFIARRHGLERPTYIHPKLEPILKDTYGVVLYQEQVIEIATEIAGFTPGESDRLRRVMSKFRSQNEMDQIGELFISKAVANGVSKETAEIIFSYILGYAGYGFCEAHAAAFADTAYKTAYLLKHYPAQFYAALLNHQPLGFYPPNTLCVQARQRGITILPLDINLSEADFTADDNSIRIGLKQVKGMEAKFIDSILAQRQKQPFIALSDFVFRTNVSKDVIENLILAGAFDSFTPNRRSLLWQLPNYLSNRQGSLFLLESAQEQALPDFTPWQRWMLEFEVLNLSASTHVMDFFRPRLAQRKFASSRDVKKQAEGAKVKTAGYVIRPHRPPTRSGKIVVFLTLEDEFGLLDVTVFENVYQRYGENLYQHPLLIVEGTVSSRGGKEVSLVAERIMPLTRSG, from the coding sequence ATGTTTGCCCACTTACATGTGCACTCCTTTTATTCTTTTCTAAGCGGCACTGCTTCGCCCACCGCATATCTGGAACGGGCCGCCGAACTCGGCATCCCGGCAGTAGCTTTAACCGATCACAATAATGTCAGCGGCGCGGTAGAATTTCATAGAACAGCTCTTGCGCTGGGAATTAAGCCGATTCAAGGGGTAGAAATCACGATCGAAGGCGGATATCACCTCACCTTGTTAGCCCAAAACAGCTTGGGCTATCAGAACATCTGCCGGCTGCTTACCGCCGGATTCCAAGTAGACCGCAAACAGCCCATCGTCACCTGGGAAGATCTGTCCGCCTGCCATCAGGGTCTGTTGGTGCTCACCGGCTGCCGCCGGTCAGCCCTGTGGCAGGCGCTGCTCAGGGGAAAATACCAGGCGGCGCTTGAGCATGTAAAGAAGCTGATCGGGATTTTCGGCCGAGAAAACATTTACTTGGAGATGATCAACAGCTATCTGCCGAAAACCAAGACTGTTTTGGCAGCAATTGCCGAACTAAGCGAGCATGTTAAGCTTCCTCTCGCTGCCACCAATGATGTGCATTACCTTGCTAAACATGATTTCCGGCTGTATGATTTAATGGTCTGCGCCCGAACTTTAACTCAGCTGAACGACATTCATCCTGAGCGGCCGTTAAATGCAGAGAACTATTTTGCTTCACCGGCAGAAATGGCGCAGAGGTTCAGACAATACCCTGAGGCGATTGCCAACACCAAAGAAATAGCGGAGCGCTGCGAAGTTTCCTTAACACTTGACCGCAATCTTTTTCCCAGGTATCCCCTGCCAAAAGGATTCCGTTCCGCCGGACAGCTGCTGCGGCACTTGGTCTTCCGGGGAGCGGTGAAGAGATATGGCAGAATCACTCCTAGGATTGAAAAGCGCTTAAATCATGAGCTCAGCATTATCGACCAGCTGGATGTCAATGATTATTTTCTGGTGGTCTGGGATATTACCGCCTATGCCCGCAGAAATAATATTCGCTACGCGGGGCGCGGTTCTGCCGCAGATTCTGCGGTTGCTTACTGTTTAGGCATTACAAATGTTGATTCGATTGCCCGCAATCTCTTGTTTGAGCGATTTTTAAGCCTTGAACAGGCCCGCAAGCCTGATATCGATGTGGATTTTGATGCGGCCAAAAGAGATCAAATCGCTGCCTATGTTTATGAAAAATATGGCGAAGAGCACACTGCTTCCGTCTGCACTTTTGCAACCTACCATGCCCGCTCTGCACTGCGGGATTTGGGCAAAGCTTTCGGCTTGAGCGAAGGGGAAATTAAGCAGCTGACCCGCAATATTCCTTCCTACATTCCGGCCGATGGAATCCGCAAGGTTTTGAAAACCCTGCCGGAGCTTAAGAATCATCCCCTCAAACAGGAGCAGTACCGCGAGCTTATCGATCTGTGTGAGCAGTTAACCGGTATTCCCCGCCATATGGGAACCCATTTAGGCGGTATGGTGGTAAGCGGACCGCCTTTGAATGCGGTTACTCCGCTCCAGCCTTCCGCCAAGGGAGTGCTGATTACTCAGTTCGATAAAAATACCATTGAAGATCTGGGTTTGATTAAACTTGATCTCCTCTCGCTGCGAACATTATCGGCTGTGCATGAGGTGGACACAGCTTTGAAAGCAGAGCATAATTTCAGCTATGACCAAATTCCTTTAGATGATGCCGCAACTTACCAGATGCTGAACAGCGGTGATACTGTCGGCGTTTTTCAGTTAGAAAGTCCGGCCCAGCGCAATCTCCAGGCGCGGCTTCTAGCTGACAATATTGAGGATATTGTAGCCAGCGTAGCTCTCATCCGCCCCGGACCGATCAAGGGCAACATGGTTGAACCGTTCATCGCCCGCCGTCACGGGTTAGAACGGCCCACTTATATTCATCCCAAGCTGGAACCGATCCTCAAAGATACCTACGGTGTGGTGCTTTATCAGGAGCAGGTAATTGAAATTGCCACCGAGATCGCCGGCTTCACTCCGGGAGAATCGGATCGGCTGCGCCGAGTCATGTCGAAATTCCGCTCTCAAAATGAGATGGACCAAATCGGCGAGCTTTTTATCAGCAAAGCGGTTGCTAATGGTGTCAGTAAAGAAACCGCCGAAATCATCTTCTCTTATATTTTGGGCTATGCCGGCTATGGATTCTGCGAAGCCCACGCGGCAGCTTTTGCCGATACCGCTTATAAAACCGCTTATCTGCTCAAACACTATCCGGCTCAGTTTTACGCAGCCCTGCTCAATCACCAGCCGCTGGGCTTTTATCCGCCGAACACCCTGTGCGTCCAGGCGCGCCAGCGGGGCATTACCATTCTGCCCCTTGATATCAATCTAAGCGAGGCTGATTTCACAGCTGATGACAATTCCATCCGAATCGGCTTAAAACAGGTCAAAGGCATGGAGGCCAAATTTATTGATTCGATTCTTGCCCAGCGCCAAAAGCAGCCTTTTATTGCCCTATCGGATTTTGTATTCCGCACAAATGTGAGTAAAGATGTGATCGAAAACCTGATTCTAGCCGGCGCTTTTGATAGTTTTACCCCAAACCGCCGCTCTCTGTTATGGCAGCTGCCCAATTATCTTAGCAACAGGCAGGGCAGTCTCTTTCTTTTAGAATCAGCTCAAGAACAGGCGCTGCCGGATTTTACGCCGTGGCAGCGGTGGATGTTAGAATTTGAAGTGCTTAATTTATCTGCTTCGACACATGTAATGGACTTCTTTAGACCACGGCTTGCGCAGCGAAAGTTTGCCTCCAGCCGCGATGTTAAGAAGCAGGCAGAAGGAGCTAAAGTCAAAACAGCTGGCTATGTAATCCGGCCGCACCGGCCGCCAACCCGCAGCGGTAAAATCGTCGTCTTTCTTACCCTTGAAGATGAGTTTGGACTTCTTGATGTAACCGTATTTGAAAATGTTTATCAGCGCTATGGAGAAAACCTGTACCAGCATCCTCTCCTAATTGTTGAAGGCACGGTTTCCAGCCGTGGAGGCAAGGAAGTAAGTCTTGTGGCCGAAAGAATTATGCCCCTTACTCGATCCGGGTGA
- a CDS encoding MBL fold metallo-hydrolase: MKITFLGTGTSHGVPVIGCNCDVCQSKDPRNQRTRSSILIETKGLSLLVDTATEFRLQALRAGISTVDAVLYTHCHADHVFGFDDLRIFSQRSGKAVPFYGNRETIEEMLQVFSYVFRKTQIGGGKPQVEPNVVDGPFQIKDLTVIPIPIFHGNLPIYGYRIGDMAYITDCSKIPEPSLELLSGLKVLILGVVRYEPHSTHMHVDGALELISKLKPDQAYFTHLSHLLEHGAVNSELPPGVSLAYDGLIIGI; encoded by the coding sequence GTGAAAATAACGTTTTTGGGAACCGGAACATCCCATGGTGTGCCGGTAATTGGATGTAATTGTGATGTCTGTCAAAGTAAGGATCCGCGCAATCAGCGCACTCGTTCGTCAATTTTAATCGAAACTAAGGGTTTGTCCTTATTAGTCGATACTGCTACCGAATTTCGTCTGCAGGCGCTGCGGGCAGGCATCAGCACAGTTGATGCTGTGCTGTACACCCACTGCCACGCAGATCATGTCTTTGGTTTTGATGATTTAAGGATTTTCAGCCAGCGCTCAGGTAAAGCGGTGCCTTTTTACGGTAATAGGGAAACCATCGAGGAAATGCTGCAGGTGTTCAGCTATGTTTTCCGCAAAACTCAAATCGGGGGTGGAAAACCGCAGGTGGAGCCAAACGTGGTTGATGGTCCCTTTCAGATTAAGGATTTGACGGTGATTCCAATCCCGATTTTCCACGGTAATCTGCCAATTTACGGCTATCGGATTGGCGATATGGCTTATATTACCGACTGCAGTAAAATTCCGGAGCCATCGCTTGAGCTGCTATCGGGCTTAAAAGTCCTGATTTTAGGAGTAGTGCGCTACGAGCCTCATTCAACGCACATGCATGTTGACGGAGCTTTGGAGCTGATCAGCAAGCTCAAGCCGGATCAGGCTTATTTTACTCATCTTTCCCATTTGCTGGAGCACGGCGCAGTGAACTCAGAACTGCCGCCGGGGGTATCGCTTGCATATGATGGATTGATAATTGGGATCTAA
- a CDS encoding cell wall hydrolase: MVAVAAVILNRVDHPEFPNTIAGVIYEPLAFQVVANGTINQEPDEAARQAAYEALHGLDPTNGALYFYNPNKTQNRWIRSRPVMKTIGKHIFAG; this comes from the coding sequence ATGGTTGCGGTTGCTGCCGTGATTCTCAACCGCGTTGACCATCCTGAGTTTCCCAACACTATTGCCGGAGTGATCTATGAGCCGCTGGCTTTTCAGGTAGTGGCTAACGGTACAATCAACCAGGAACCGGATGAGGCTGCCCGGCAGGCCGCCTACGAGGCACTGCATGGACTTGATCCCACCAACGGCGCATTATACTTTTATAATCCCAATAAAACCCAGAATCGCTGGATTCGTTCGCGGCCAGTTATGAAGACTATCGGTAAGCATATCTTTGCAGGTTAG
- a CDS encoding PBP1A family penicillin-binding protein, with amino-acid sequence MLTWIKRYRYTILALILLMLLPLVVVFVKGYFTLKDFDIGAPLQTASIFDREGKLIGTLGENGRYVTIDEVPKDLANAVVAVEDSRFYQHAGVDVIGIIRAVFANLRAGDTVQGGSTITQQVAKNLFLHPRKTLARKLEELALAVLLEARYSKDQILELYLNSSYFGEGGYGVESAARTYFDKSVSELNLGESSLLAGLLQAPSSYSPYKHMERALNRRSIVLDRMVAVGYLEPDEAERAKFTPVKLAELTGGTARYFLDWVSQILMEQFGETAVFSSGLRVHTSLDLEMQKIAEEIFSEQEHQGALVALDPQDGTVLALVGGRSYQESQFNRAVNARRQPGSVFKPIIYAAAIKEGWQVNSIVEDIPREYSGYKPDNHGEAYWGPVTMKHAIAMSLNNAAVWTLNEIGISAVFKFAKEVGIELPQEDRNLALALGGLTNGVTPLEMTAAFVPFANGGAYFAPNPIVRIVDQEGTVLYDYRPDKKQVLSPQQAYLVSDMLQAVMDYGTGSVVPIERPSAGKSGTTNNQRDLWFVGFTPDIAVGVFMGNDDNSPIEGYGGSIAGPIWAEFINRALEDKPARDFPVPSLIVTDVMIDVFTGLLATERCEWTELDAFIEGTVPTERAPCAIDWTPRQERQLPIPELPETPEPEQEQPEPEVPEEPIEPTPEEPQVPVEPEAPQQPPVQPEQPAPEEPILPTEPEEVPEVPPMPPQQEPEPPPVQPQEPLQPLPEAEAEAIKKPRNIPG; translated from the coding sequence ATGCTGACATGGATCAAACGCTATCGCTATACAATTCTGGCTCTAATTCTTTTGATGCTGCTGCCGCTGGTAGTTGTCTTTGTTAAAGGTTACTTCACCCTAAAGGACTTTGATATCGGAGCACCGCTGCAGACTGCGTCCATCTTTGATCGAGAAGGAAAACTAATTGGCACACTGGGCGAAAACGGACGCTATGTTACCATTGATGAGGTGCCGAAAGACCTGGCCAACGCCGTAGTAGCTGTGGAAGACAGCCGGTTTTACCAGCACGCTGGGGTTGATGTGATTGGAATCATCAGGGCTGTCTTTGCTAATCTCCGAGCAGGCGATACCGTACAGGGAGGTAGTACAATTACCCAGCAGGTGGCCAAGAACCTCTTCCTGCATCCGCGGAAGACCCTAGCTCGCAAGCTTGAGGAGCTGGCTTTAGCAGTGCTTTTGGAAGCTCGCTATTCTAAAGATCAGATTTTAGAGCTTTATCTTAACTCTTCCTACTTCGGCGAAGGAGGCTACGGAGTAGAAAGCGCTGCCCGCACTTATTTTGATAAATCAGTATCGGAGCTGAATTTAGGCGAAAGCAGTCTCCTGGCCGGTCTGCTGCAGGCTCCCTCCTCTTACTCGCCCTATAAGCACATGGAAAGGGCGTTGAATCGGCGCAGTATTGTCCTTGACCGAATGGTGGCTGTGGGATATTTAGAGCCGGACGAAGCAGAACGAGCCAAATTCACACCGGTTAAACTAGCAGAGCTTACCGGCGGCACCGCCCGCTACTTTCTGGATTGGGTAAGCCAAATCCTGATGGAGCAGTTTGGCGAAACCGCTGTATTCAGCAGTGGACTTAGAGTACATACATCCCTTGATTTAGAGATGCAGAAAATTGCAGAAGAGATCTTCAGCGAACAAGAGCATCAAGGCGCCCTGGTCGCGCTAGACCCCCAGGATGGCACTGTTTTAGCCTTGGTGGGCGGCCGCAGTTATCAAGAAAGCCAGTTTAACCGCGCGGTAAACGCCCGGCGTCAGCCTGGGTCGGTGTTTAAACCGATCATCTATGCCGCAGCCATTAAAGAAGGCTGGCAGGTAAACTCGATTGTCGAAGACATCCCCCGAGAGTACAGCGGCTACAAGCCCGATAATCATGGAGAAGCCTATTGGGGTCCGGTAACCATGAAACACGCGATTGCCATGTCCCTGAATAACGCAGCCGTCTGGACTCTAAATGAGATCGGCATTTCCGCCGTTTTCAAATTTGCCAAGGAAGTGGGGATCGAGCTGCCTCAAGAAGACCGCAACCTTGCCTTGGCGCTAGGAGGACTAACCAATGGGGTCACTCCCCTGGAAATGACTGCAGCTTTTGTCCCCTTCGCTAACGGGGGGGCATACTTTGCTCCCAACCCAATTGTCAGGATCGTGGACCAAGAAGGAACCGTGCTGTATGATTACCGACCTGACAAAAAGCAAGTTTTATCGCCGCAGCAGGCTTATCTTGTCAGTGATATGCTCCAGGCGGTTATGGACTATGGAACCGGGTCCGTGGTTCCGATCGAGCGTCCATCAGCAGGGAAGTCAGGTACTACTAATAATCAGCGGGATTTGTGGTTTGTGGGCTTTACTCCCGACATTGCAGTGGGTGTGTTTATGGGCAACGATGATAACTCACCCATTGAAGGCTACGGAGGATCGATTGCCGGACCAATCTGGGCTGAGTTTATCAACCGGGCTTTGGAAGATAAGCCAGCCCGCGATTTTCCCGTGCCTTCGCTGATTGTGACAGATGTAATGATTGATGTGTTTACAGGACTCTTAGCTACGGAGCGGTGTGAATGGACCGAACTTGATGCCTTCATTGAAGGAACCGTTCCCACCGAGCGCGCTCCCTGCGCCATCGATTGGACTCCCAGGCAGGAGCGGCAGCTGCCTATTCCTGAATTGCCTGAAACTCCCGAGCCGGAGCAGGAACAGCCAGAACCAGAGGTGCCGGAAGAACCAATAGAACCCACACCAGAGGAACCGCAGGTGCCAGTGGAGCCGGAAGCTCCCCAGCAACCTCCGGTGCAGCCTGAGCAGCCTGCGCCGGAAGAACCCATCCTGCCCACAGAACCGGAGGAGGTGCCAGAAGTTCCGCCAATGCCGCCTCAGCAGGAGCCGGAACCGCCGCCAGTTCAACCTCAAGAGCCGCTTCAGCCTCTGCCAGAAGCTGAAGCCGAAGCAATAAAAAAACCCCGGAATATTCCGGGGTAA